The following is a genomic window from Pseudochaenichthys georgianus chromosome 9, fPseGeo1.2, whole genome shotgun sequence.
GGTATGTCTCTTTTTGTACGCAATGGAAATACTGTATTGTGTATTGACGATAACATTGTGTAACACATGCTTGAGAACATCGTATTAAAAAAGACAACAATATGCCCGACGTGTTAACAACAACCTACCGGAGTTAACAAGGCTTTGCTGTTCTAATATCACACATGTTGACCTTCATATTTCTGATGTTAACTGTTCACATTGTTTGGGAAATGGCATTTAGATGTGTTGATGAAAGAATAGTAATACACATTATAAAACAAAATCAGGGATGGTTGTGTAGTATCTTGAAATCATTTAAGGACAAATTGAGAACATATTAGCAGCCCACCAATATATTTATCAgcctttctttttttattacctCCTCATTGACTTGATCACCAAGTCAGTTGTTGGGTCCAAGCAGAGGCTACAATTGTTATGAGTAATAGTCACATACAGTATATCTTTCCCATTATAGTCCATATGCATCTGTATCTCTCTTCTCTCAGTTGAGACAGTTGAAGAAGGTGGTGGTTTTATGACAAACAATGAGTAAAACATTGTTATATAAGGGCATTGCTTCATTGCCCTGAAAAGCCACTGACACCATTCGGCGTCACATTAAAGTCAGTAGGAAGAACTGATTAAGAGTCCATAAATCCTCCCAGAGCTTTGAGGTTCAGCCGGTGTCCGCCCCCTCGTTGAATATGGACCACAGGCTGATGCGCTGGTCTTTGGATCCAGCAGCCAGCAGTCTCTGTCGGGGGTCCTGGTGGTCAGAGAAGGCCGCGCTTAGCACCAGGTCGGTGTGGTACTGCAGCACGGCCAGCGGTCGCAGCTTCTTCCACCCCGAAGATCCGCACCCGATGGTCCCAGCCCGCTGAGGCCAGGAGTTTACCGTCACCCCCTgacacacagctgggaaaccCCGGGGTTGGACCAGCGGCACAGAGTCCTGGAGCTGCGAAACCACAGAGAGGAGAAGGATTTCAGCCGGGTAGAAAAACCagacatatttaaatgtatttgaaagTCTTTGACGAGGAGCACTTTCGTTGTGGTAATCGTCAAAGAAACCTAAAACCAAAAAGTATTAATGCAAATAAGGAGACACAAATAATCAAACTAATTAGGTCACCGAGTCGATTAATCACTGGCGTCTAGGAAACCGAGTCCAACAAAAACACCGACATGGAGAGCCTATCAGCTGATCCGATGactgagctctgagtgtgagtGTCTGTTGAGGCGCTGCAGACTCAATCATCGGCCATAAAACATCACGGCACGAGGGCAGCGAGCAGATCTCTCTGCGTGCCGCTATTTGGTTTGGAGTTAGGGGAGGCCTGTTCTGGAAGCGGGGCATGGAGTTACCTTTGTCACAGTTTGCAAGAGAGACCGTCTCGCTGAAATGCTTGTTTGCAGAGGCCTTGTTGAATTACTGTCGCACTGAAAGGTCCGGTCAGCGGGAGAAGAGACTCCGATAAATACACCGTAGCGTCTGCCTGTGAAAGATTAGCCACGGCTTCCTCTCGCCGTGTCCAAGAACTGTATCAATCTCTCTAAAAGGGGCAACTTTCTGACATATTATAATGAATGGGGGCAGAGATCACCATCTCAAGGGCCTGCTGCGGAGGGCATTCCTGGGGAGAGAACGTGCTTTTCCTGCAAGCTGGGGATCTCTGCAGGACCTGTAGATGGGACACAAACATCTGGATCTGGGAGCTGAAATCAAACTGGACAGCGTATAATTGACTTCATAAGCCGTGTCTGGGGAGACTAATGGCCTGCGATGGGAGGAGACGGTGGAGAATGTATCTGCGTGCTCCTGTTCCGGGCAGGAACCGTCCACGAGCCGCATGTGGAAGATATAAGCCAGGTACTCGTGGCCCAAGTGGATGAAGTGGAATGCAACAGAGAGGAAAGGCAGGGAGGAATGCCATTGATCAAAACGGAGCGAGCTGTGCAGCGTTTTAAATCTGCGCCGCGCTCCACTTTGAATATAacatttgtcatattttatggtACTCAGTTTCTTACAGATTTACGTTTTGTGTAAATATTggctttattttttatttgtaacaaAAGTATTTTAAAATAGTACTATTTCTTGCTcctttcttaaaaaaaaaaaaaagaattcttctttctgtgtctttgtgtgcACCATATGTTTGTTTCTTTaactttttaatgctattttatttctatttcagaaatatCTGTAGACTGTTTATTCCTTGTGTCTTTAATGTTTCTCTTATGTACACTGCCTtgtttttttatgctgctgcaacgcaaacagtacctacctacctacctacctacctacctacctacctacctaccctacctacctacctacctacctacctacctacctacctacctacccacctacctacccacccacccacccatccatccatccatccatccatccatccatccacctatCTACACCAAAGccaattcctcgtatgtgtaaacctacttgaTAATAAAAACCGACTCTGGTTCTGAGCGAGTTCAGGACACGCAGTGATGGGGTTGCTTTTGTTTATCAAACCATCATCGCTGGTACCACTGGTGCGAAAGAGAGTGTGTCTGGATCGACCAAACAACCAGATGCACCGATACAAAGAAACCCGGGGGGTGAAAGATTGTTTTGAGCTTTGTTATTACCTCAAGAAGTTGGTATGCCCCTACCGCTCGCCATCTGCTTCGCATTAGAGGCCTGATAATGATGGGTTTaagtgtctgtttttgtttgttttgcttcCCATAGTTTGTGTCCGGTAAAGGCATGTGTTTCATTAAGAGGTCAAACGTAAGCAGTAACTGGCTAATGATGAAGTAATGGCCGTTCAGCAGAGCCGGTGAAGTGATTTGACTTTCTTCAGTGTGCGAACATGGAAAGTGGTGAGAACATAACAGATTCCCCTGGGCTATATGTCAAATGAATGGGGCTTATAGGCTGCTTTCTAAGTGATATGTCTTTTAGATGCCTAACACCCTGTCATATTTAAATGTTACAGTTCGTTTATTAACATTTTATGGTcagtaaaatgtaaatgctttatatTTCATTTAATCTAAATGGGCCTTTTCATTGCTGCTACCTctgcttttatttatgtgtgcctaTTTCTGACTGCAGTGCGAGACGCTTACGAAATGTAGTTACACCCAAGTATGAAGCCAATATTCtgagatgtttttttaaatgaacaattAATTGTTGAGGTAATTTTTTTAAGTAATAGTTCAACATTCTGAACGCATTCAGGCTTCCTGTTTCCAATGTTgttgtgctaagctaactggctgCTTCCCATTGACCGTCATGAGAGCGGTAGAACCATCAACATACTCTCGGGATGGAGGGAAAAGAGCACATTATATACGTTGCACTGTTGGTGGTAGGGCTGCATttggaaacatttacattatcatttaaaaatgtattgaatCATTATGgtgggattttttttaaatggcgtCTGAAACTAATAAGGACATTTTTTAAAGTCTGTAGAATTATATTTCCCCGTAGCTCCACAAAGCTTCATTCAGATATGTTCACACATTTTGCCTTGCGATTATTCACACGACTGATAAAATAGTTACAATAGTTAAAAAGTGAACTTATTAGCCTTGCGATTTGGATATTGCACTTTGCTGAAATGTTGCAGCCCAAGTCGTGTGAATAACAAGCGATCTGAAGTCATCCCCTTGAGCGTTGGGGAAAAGAAACTATGTGAAATCAATCCTCAGATAAATGGACAATAAAATGGAAGTTGAAGCCCATTCATTTGTCCTCACAAAGTTAATGGATTAGTCATTTCAGTTCAACCTCATCCAGCAGCAGTGGTCTTGCCATCAGTACACACCATTATTACATGGATTTGCCATTAAACAGGTCGAACTGCAATGAAACCCAATGTCTCCATCGGGGGAGTCTCATTTCATCTGAAACCCTATTTTTTGTTTAAACACACTCCTTTCTCCCCTGTTACAGCAAGCATCCAcagcaacacaacacacacacacacacacacacaacacacacaccacacacaacacacacaccacacacacaacaacacacacacacacacacacacacacaccacaccacacacacacacacacacacacacacacacacacacaccacacacacacacacacacacacacacacacacacacaccacccacacccacacacacacactacacaaccAAGCTCCTCTTGGCAGCCTTTCAATTAGCCTACCGCATCTTGTCCCACTAACATCTTGCTGCCTCCGACAGATCCCACAACAACGTCAACACTTCGTGGATCCTCTTTGTGTATGCCTCTCCCCGACGGAGTAGACGTTCAAAAGTAGCGTCCACTTTGCAAGACCTCACTCAATCTCCGCTCCACTTTCGTACCGCCTCGCCCTCCCCTCTGGTCTTGGCGGTCACGCTCATCCACTGAAACGTCCCGTCATCGCTTACTCACTGGAGCCTAGCGGCCGGGAGGCTTTTCGCAGGTATTTCTGAAACACCCCGTCCCCGAACCACACTGAGCGGCAGGGAGATTACAGCCTTTTGTCACCTCGCCCGGCTGAGGCTGACAGGAGACGGATGTGTCAAAGCAGAGCCTTTCAGAAAAGACAGACGAAACGAGTTCTCAAGGAAGAGAGCTTTTATTTTCATGACGGCAGCTCAGACTTACATCAGTCCTTTAGCAGACTGAGGTTGATCCGACCCGAATAACATGTCGGGTCGGATTCGCAGGAGACACCATATAAGTGACCACTAGGTGAATATTTAGGAGACTTTGGGGATTTGTTTTAGAGAACTGTCATCAGTTTCAGAAGTAGCTCGCCGTCAGCCACGCTTGATTCACACTGCTAATCTCCCTCTGTCCATACCTGCATTCtgcaacctttttctttcaccTGAAGGAACACGTCGCTGCGCTCATCAATACATTCGAGTGGCCATCTGGCTTAACAGCTTGTAAAGCGCCGACACCAATGCCCTTCATCATCTCACCCTGACACATTCCCCGAAACTGTAAGGCTAGGAAAGGAAAGGGAGAAAAAAGGGCCGAAGATGATGCCTCATCACGATGAAACGATATCAGGGCAGCCGGGTCAAACGGCAGATAAAGGCCTCTGGGAGCCATGTGTATTACATTAACCTCCATTCCTGAGGCTATCTGTCTCGAGCGGGGCTTGATAAGCTCACTTCACAGCCCCTCAGCTTCACTAAATCATCAATGCACTGGGTTGTGTCACATTCAGTTTCCCCTCCATTACACGAAAAGCATTTATCTTCCTCGCCGCTAAATTCAACGGTATCTCGGGGTTAATTTGTGGGAAGTGGGATGCTGTGGCACTTACAGCCTCCTCAGCCTCCTCAGCCTCCCACTGTGAACTACTGTTCCCTTTACTGCAGATGTGTTTTTTGTTTGGTTAAGGGGGCCTCCGAGGTTTTGATATTTTTATTACCTCTCGCGGGTCGTCCGTCAGGACTCGGGTCCGCAACCCGGCAGGTCctcgcacccccccccccctcccctcactGCTGCCACACAGAAATACTTTTGTGGGAAGAAGTGAGGATAGCTGTCTGGACGTCACACTGAGCTGCACTACAGGATAATTTAAAAGCCCCTGTTGGATCTTTTCCCCTTCCTTGTGCTTTTTCCCTGTCGTCCTCATCCTGGATTACACGCTGAATCAATATTTTGTTGCTTGAGCAAAATAAACCAAATAACCAATCTCCTCCTGTTTTTGGGATATTGAATCGAATGCTTCAGAGTGTTTTTCCAAACTCGTTTTCAGGGTGAAAAGACGTGGGGCTTTGCAAATATTTCTAGTTCAAGCATTCATTTGTAAAAAGACCTGGAAAGAATAATACCCCTCGACTGTGCAGGCGTGTACTATATCAGCCCCGGGTTCCCTTCTGCTCTGATTCACGGCCGTTGGCTGCAGAATGGGAGCATTCCCTTTTGCTCATGAAATCAAGAGAAAATACAGCTTCCAATGAGGCGTCAAGTCTCCGAGGCGTCAAGTCTCCGAGGCGTCAAGTCTCCGAGGCGTCAAGTCTCCGAGGCGTCAAGTCTCCGAGGCGTCAAGTCTCCGAGGCGCTGGCTGTTGTGTCAAATGAGTTACGGCACAAAGCTGATGCCTGGTGGGGCAGAAGATGCTCTGGAGTGGCTTTAGTGTATTGTTTATTTCTTCGTGTGTGAGaaccatacagtctatggtgagAACCAGTGTGTAGTGTTTTTAAGAAGTCTGTGTATCAATATTATCCCAGTTAACAggaataatgtattattttagtttttaacCGGGTTACAATGATATTTTTGTGCCGTGTTTTTTATCCTGAACTACTGTATATAATCCAACCCTAACGTGTgactgtcagtgtgtgtgtgtgtggtgtgtggtgtgtgtgtgtgtgtgtgtgtgtggtgttgtgtgtgtgtgtgtgtgtgtgtgtgtgtgtgtggtgtgtgtgtgtgggtggtttCAGTCTGGAGTGACAGCCCCAGCTCGGCCCTTGGCCCCTGGCCCCGCCATCGCTGTGTAACCAGCAGCTGATTTATGGCCCCTGCAGCCCCACTGAGCCTCTTCCTCTTCGGCCCCGGAGAGAGCCTCGAGAAACACAACTCTCCTCCGAACTCCTCTATTATCATGTTATGATATTTCATGGCGCTGACTGTCGGGGGGGCGGGCCTTAAGCAGGGTCCCTTCAGACAGCACTTCTGCAGTTGTGACGGTGTAATAGAAAGGATGGCAGAATCAAAACAACAACTACAActcatttcaaatatgtaaagcTATTATGATTAGATTTTTTTCAAATATATCAAACAGTAATTGTGCTGCAACACGTCAATACTGCAAGTTACGATCGACAATGCCAGAAAACTAGTCAGCAAAAGAGCATAAAAGTATTAACAGTAAGCTTAGTATCATGGATTGTTTGGTTGAGTAAGGGCTGTAGCCCAAACAGTAAAGCTAAAAAGAACGTTACAATGATAAAATAGATAGCTTAAAGTAATGGATTAATTTTATTGGTAATATCGTTAGTATTTGGTTTAAAAAGTTAGCTTAAAGTGATTGAAAAATAGTTACAATAGTTAAAAAGTGAACTTATTAGCTCTAAAAATGGTGCCTAAAGTATTTGCTAatggttaataataataataattccttacatttattatagcgctttttcaatgactcaaagcgctttacatatacacacattacacatatatcgtACATGGCAATGGTCAGAAAAATAACATAGTTAGATTAAAGTACACCGGGAGATACAAGTAACAAATACACTGCAAACAGAGGTTTCCTTGAAGATATGGACACATTGGTTAAAACAGGAAACACTACTGaatttaaataattaattaGTAAAATAGTACACAAAAGTTTTTTCTAACCTTCAACACATTTACGGTTTATTGATAGCTGTCATTATAAGACACGTTTAAAGTCATGAGAGGAAGTGTGAAGGGTTTCATTCACACACAAAGGGTTTGGAAACATTAGAAAGCCTGCTGACCTGCAGGTTGTTCTGTCCGTCCAGCCTCCAGGAGCAGAGGTCCTTCTCAGAGGAGCCAGAGATGCCTCTCAGACACtgggggtcaaaggtcaggcACATGACGGGCTCAGGGTGGGCTTTAGTCTGGCTCAGCTGGGCCCTCTGGGTAACGTCCCACAGCAACAGGGAACCGTCCTCGTATCCGGCCAACAGGAGAGGTCCGGGGCCCGAGTCTGGCTGGAAGTCAGGAGGACGATAAGAGAGGAGAGTTTGGTCAGATGTTAAAGCAGTGAAATCATACATCTGTGGGGGTCGCTAACACAttaccaacaaccattattttaACCACAAATAATGCATGTGTCAATGTAATGAGTATCACTTACGTCAGCGAGGTAAAtaggctaaaagaaaaacacGTTTTCCAAAAGAACTACGCATCGTATTCTCTCTTGAAGGACAATATGCCTGCGCTTCACCTCCAAGGTGCGCTATGCCTGTGAGCGTGCTGCGCGAGCCGAGATGATGAGTTATGTGGTGTGCGTACTTTTTCATATTTAATTTGTAAcaaggctgctgtgtgtgtgtgtgtgtgtgtgtgtgtgtgtgtgtgtgtgtgtgtgtgtggtgtgtgtgtgtgtgtgtgtgtgtgagtgtgtgtgtgagtgtgtgtgtgtgtgcgccctgGTTGGAGCTGTGAGCTGGAAGTCAGGAGGACGATGAGAGAGGAGTTTGGTCAGATGTTAGAGAAGTCAGGAGGACAATAGCGGCCCGTCcaccagagtcctgcacgggtctgattttcaagacccgctcccgcgacgtgcaataccgaacccgccccccgcacatattgccaattagttccgcaacccaacacgaacccgcatatatatgagcagtggaaacgtgcaattattaacacacgcagttgcatatttgtctcgaaaagcgtgggatgttggttatttcctccatctaggaaccaaaagcctccagacgttggatttcgctcttgaggaagtgttattgaaaatgctgtattctccgctagagagcttcacctcagccatttcgaatgtggcgcacacagcagcagattgatgcgctgcagaggttatgattatgcacggtcccgcgggggagaggtctgaggattttaaacattaaactaaattattattattttaatatatttattatgcaatacccgcgccccgacccgcatcatctttgttttacccagaaccgaacccggaaaaaagcgtttgaaaaaataccacccgcgaatcaccttttttgcgggtacccgacccgatgcaggactctgccgtccacacggcggcgtgcgttgaagcttcaacgtgaatgggcagaagaacgtcacgctttgccgaactgcattgtggtttcGTCGCTTTGCTCgcgttgagcaatgttcaacattTGTAGCTTCGACGgacgcgtcagccaatcgaatcatatgccagtacaagctctagccaatcaaaccacgtgcttgtgtgtccggggcgggagattcatgtgaattGGTCGagttcagacacgcccaccggcaagcttcaacgcacgccgccgtgtggacgctgcgtaagagaggagagtttggtcagaagttagagaagtcaggaggacgatgagagaggagagtttggttcagaagttagagaagtcatgaggacgatgagagaggagagtttggtcagaagttagagaagtcaggaggacgatgagagaggagagtttggtcagaagttagagaagtcatgaggacgatgagagaggagagtttggtctgaagttagagaagtcaggaggacgatgagagaggagagtttggTCAGAAGTTGGAGAAGTCAGGAGGACGATGAGAGAGAGGAGTTTGGTCTGAAGTTAGAGAAGTCAGGAGGAcgatgagagaggagagtttggtcagaagttagagaagtcaggaggacgatgagagaggagagtttggTCTGAAGTTAGAGGAAGTCAGGAGGAcgatagagaggagagtttggtcagaagttagagaagtcaggaggacgatagagaggagagtttggtcagaagttagagaagtcaggagacgatgagagaggagagtttggTCAGATGTTAGAGAAGTCAGGAGGAcgatgagagaggagagtttggtcagaagttagagaagtcaggaggacgatgagagaggagagtttggtcagaagttagagaagtcaggcgatgagagagagagtttggtcagaagttagagaagtcggaggacgatgagagaggagagtttgTCTGTTAGAGAAGTCAGGAGGAcgatgagagaggagagtttggTCAGAATGTTAGAGAAGTCAGGAGGAcgatgagagaggagagtttggtcagaagttagagaagtcaggaggacgatgagagaggagagtttggTCAGAAGTTAGAGATCAGGAGGacgtagagaggagagtttggtcagaagttagagaagtcaggaggacgatgagagaggagagtttggTCTGAAGTTAGAAAGTCGGAGGAcgatgagagaggagagtttggtcagaagttagagaagtcaggagcgatgagagaggagagtttggtcagaagttagagaagtcaggaggacgatgagagaggagagttttggtcagaagttagagaatcaggaggacgatgagagaggagagttGGTCAGAAGTTGGAGAAGTCAGGAGGAcgatgagagaggagagtttggtcagaagttagagaagtcagGAGGACGATGAGAGAAGATTTggtcagaagttagagaagtcaggaggagatgagagagagagtttgGTCAGAAGATAGAGAAGTCAGGAGGAGATGAGAGAGGAGAGTTGGTCAGAAGTTGAGGAAGTCAGGAGGACGATAAGAGAGGAGAAAGTTTGGTCAGAAGATAGAGAGTCAGGAGGACGATGAGAAGAGGGAGTTTGGTCAGAAGATGAGAGTCAGAGGAcgatgagagaggagagtttggtcagaagttagagaagtcagGAGGACGATAAGAGAGGAGAGTtgtcagaagttagagaagtcaggaggacgatgagagaggagagtttggTCAGATGTTAGAGAAGTCAGGAGGACgatgagagagtagagttgGTCAGAAGTTAGAAGTCAGGAGGAcgatgagagaggagagtttggTCAGAAGATAGAGAAGTCAGGAGGAcgatgagagaggagagtttggtcagaagttagagaagtcaggaggacgatgagagaggagagttGGGTCAGAAGTTGGAGAAGTCAGGAGGAcgatgagagaggagagtttggTCAGAAGATAGAGAAGTCAGGAGGAcgatgagagaggagagtttggTCAGAAGATAGAGAAGTCAGGAGGAcgatgagagaggagagtttggtcagaagttagagaagtcaagaggacgatgagagaggagagttGGGTCAGAAGATAGAGAGTCAGGAGGAcgatgagagaggagagtttggtcagaagttagagaagtcagGAGGACGATGAGAGAGGAGAGGTTGGGTCAGAAGATAGAGAAGTCAGGAGGAcgatgagagaggagagtttggtcagaagttagagaagtcaggaggacgatgagagaggagagtttggtcagaagttagagaagtcaggaggacgatgagagaggagagtttggTCAGAAGATAGAGAAGTCAGGAGGAcgatgagagaggagagtttggtcagaagttagagaagtcaggaggacgatgagagaggagagttGGGTCAGAAGTTGGAGAAGTCAGGAGGAcgatgagagaggagagtttggTCAGAAGATAGAGAAGTCAGGAGGAcgatgagagaggagagtttggTCAGAAGATAGAGAAGTCAGGAGGAcgatgagagaggagagtttggtcagaagttagagaagtcaagaggacgatgagagaggagagttGGGTCAGAAGATAGAGAAGTCAGGAGGAcgatgagagaggagagtttggTCTGAAGTTGGAGAAGTCAGGAGGAcgatgagagaggagagtttggtcagaagttagagaagtcaggaggacgatgagagaggagagttGGGTCAGAAGATAGAGAAGTCAGGAGGAcgatgagagaggagagtttggtcagaagttagagaagtcaggaggacgatgagagaggagagtttggtcagaagttagagaagtcaggaggacgatgagagaggagagttGGGTCAGAAGTTGGAGAAGTCAGGAGGACGATAAGAGAGGAAAGTTTGGTCAGAAGATAGAGAAGTCAGGAGGAcgatgagagaggagagtttggTCAGAAGTTGGAGAAGTCAGGAGGACGATAAGAGAGGAAAGTTTggtcagaagttagagaagtcaggaggacgatgagagagtagagtttggtcagaagttagagaagtcaggaggacgatgagagaggagagtttggTCAGAAGTTGGAGAAGTCAGGAGGAcgatgagagaggagagtttggtcagaagttagagaagtcagGAGGACGATAAGAGAGGAGAGTTTGGTCAGATGTTAGAGAAGTCAGGAGGAcgatgagagaggagagtttggTCAGATGTTAGAGAAGTCAGGAGGAcgatgagagaggagagtttggtcagaagttagagaagtcaggaggacgatgagagaggagagtttggtcagaagttagagaagtcaggaggacgatgagagaggagagtttggTCAGGAGTTAGAGAAGTCAGGAGGAcgatgagagaggagagtttggtcagaagttagagaagtcaggaggacgatgagagaggagagtttggtcagaagttagagaagtcaggaggacgataagagagaggagagtttggtcagaagttagagaagtcaggaggacgatgagagaggagagtttggtcagaagttagagaagtcaggaggacgatgagaga
Proteins encoded in this region:
- the gnb1l gene encoding LOW QUALITY PROTEIN: guanine nucleotide-binding protein subunit beta-like protein 1 (The sequence of the model RefSeq protein was modified relative to this genomic sequence to represent the inferred CDS: deleted 3 bases in 3 codons), with protein sequence MSRPAPSPIFTLRGAGAPLNTLHFSCHAGDTPLLFSGSGKGAIHMWNLNTRRAETVAEGHSGNSVVWVNTLQGTDTLISQGRDMRVCLWDLSEGRTAVLDSLWTGSVGFCQCSLLEMSTGTHLLAFAGQQTEEIKIVELPSKTPVCTLIPDAKLGMVMCIKLWQPDSGPGPLLLAGYEDGSLLLWDVTQRAQLSQTKAHPEPVMCLTFDPQCLRGISGSSEKDLCSWRLDGQNNLQLQDSVPLVNPGVSQLCVRGDGKLLASAGWDHRVRIFGWKKLRPLAVLQYHTDLVLSAAFSDHQDPRQRLLAAGSKDQRISLWSIFNEGADTG